The stretch of DNA CTCAGATCTCGCGGAATCTCCCGGTGGTTTTTGGGCCTCTGGGGTTTGAGGGAGGGAGGGGTTTCGTTTCGTTTCAAGATGGGGGGGAGGGGGTGCGGAGCCGACGCCGCACCGCACGGCAGCGGAAGGGGAGTGGGAGCCAAGTGAAACATGGGCGAAGGGGATGATGACCCGTTCCGTTCCGTCGCAAGGGCAAAAGGGGAAAAGCGGGCGGAATAAAGGGGGGCGTCTATATGTCGCTTTAAGGCTAACTCCAACCATGGCATGCATTTTTGGGCACCCAAAACCTGAAATGGGTATCCTGGCCTGCCGATGGACAAGGCCCATCTAGTACCGTCTCCAACAGAGAACCTAAAAAGGGTGCCGACAGTTCCTTCGcgggaagaagaggaaaagtTCCCTTTTCGCCTCCATTCTCCCGCCTTCATCTCGGCTCCCGCGTTGTGCAGACTCCATGGGTTTCAGCTGTCCTTCTTGCGGGGAACTGCGACCTACGAGTTGAGCAAACCGGTAAGCATGATTGGGCCTTGCTGTGCTTTGATTGAACCTAGTATTTGATTCGATTTGATCGATTGAAGATCTGTAGGCATGGCGGCATGGTATACGAAGCTTTCAATGTGTGGGTCGGCCGCGGCTTCATCGCGGAAGCAGCAGGAGCTCATCGCTGCAGCAGCAGTTGTTCAGACGTTGGGGAAGAAGAGGAAATGGGGAGGCTCTGTTCCTGGGCATGAAACAAAGGATCGTGACCGCATCGGTGGAGACATACGACTGAACAACGACTATTTTGGTCTGAGGCCACTCTACAACGAGGAAATATTCCGTAGAAGGTAATTGTGTCCAAAGTAAAAATGGTTTTTCTGAATAGTGCCTGATGTTAATCGTAAATTGTAGTTGCTAATTTCTGGAAATGTTCTATAGGTTCCGTATGCGCAAGAGTCTATTTCTGAGGATTGTGGATGATATGGTGTTGGCAAATGATAAATTCAAACAGAAAAGGGATGCAACAGGTAAGCTAGGATTCTCCCCAAAACAGAAGTGCACGGTTGCTTTAAAAATGCCGGGTTATGGTTCAATAGCTGATGCTAACGATGATGGAATTCGTATGGGTGAGTCTACAATATTTGAGTGCTTGACAGAGTTTGTTAAGACAGTCATAGCAGTGTATGGACCAGAATATCTTAGACCTCCAAATGAAACTGAATTGAAACATATCCTAGCAACCAATGAGGCTCGGGGTTTTCCCGGAATGATAGGAAGTATCGATTGCATGCATTGGGAGTGGGAGAGGTGCCCAACTGCTTTGGCTGGCATGTATAAGGGCCACAAGGGGAAGCCAACCATAATTCTCGAAGCGGTTGCCACGAAAGACCTCAGGATATGGCATGCATACTTTGGGCTACCGGGGTCTCACAATGACATAACTGTTGTGAAACGTTCACCTATTTTCGACGATGTAGCAAATGGGAGGGCACCTCCAGTTGATTTCAGTGTCAATGGAAATACCTATAACCTTGGATATTATTTGGCGGATGGGATCTATCCTGAGTGGGCTACCTTTGTGAAAAGCATTAGCGTTCCAATTAGCAACAAGCAGAAGGTGTTTGCAAGTCAGCAGGAAGCATGCCGTAAAGATGTAGAACGAGCATTTGGGGTTCTCCAAGCTAAGTGGAAGATATTGCATGCGCCAGCTAGGTTATGGAGCAGGAGGACCCTCAATTCTATAATGATTGCATGTGTCATACTTCACAACATGGTAATAGAGGATGAGCGTGATCTGGTTCTTCCTATGGTTCATACATCAGAATGGCCAGGAGCTGCAAACCCCCCAATAGCATCAGTGAGGTCCAATGCAAGCATTGAGGAGTTTATGGATGCTCTTTCAGAGATTCAAGACAAAGAAGCAGCTAGAAACCTCAAAGCAGACCTTGTTGAGCACATGTGGGGACTATATGGTTCCATGTCAGGTCCATTTGCACCTAAATCGAATTCAAGCTGAAGTGAAGCGCCGCTCGTTGCCTCTGCGTCGAGGTCTCCAGGAGGAGGTTGTTGGTCCGCTGCGCCCGCACAGTGTTGGGTTCGATGCGGAAGGTGAGGCAAAAGTAGGTGACCGTGTGCAGGGGCTCCAAAATAGGTACCATATATGGGTACGCCGTTGGAGGCCGATAGATACCGCTACAGTGCCATTCCAGAACCTAAAATGGAGATGGCTCACTCCGTTGGAGTTAGCCTAAGCGACTTCCGGCGACAGCATCGCAGAAGCATAGGCGGGCAGCGGgcaggcgcgcggcgcgcgcgcgtcaGCATGGCGCGAGCGGCAACAGAAGCTGGGGCCCAGCCCATTAAGCTAGTTGGATGTTAAGCCTGTCATTTGCTTCAGAAGTGGTATTTATTGGGAAATGTTCTGATAAAAATTGTTTGGAAATGTTCTGTACTTCTGAGTTGTTTTCACGGTTCAAAATTCTTTTGTTTTGTCATGGGGATGCGCTTCAAATTGATCGCTTCATTGCACTATATCCAATGAAGCGAAATTGTTTAAGGGTATTTTGTAAATGTTCTGGAAATTTTATTTTCCTAATGTTTCGATAACAGTTCAAATTGTTTAAGGGTATTTTGTAAACAATTTTAATTGTTTAATACTTTACAGATATATTTGTTTTCATAATGCCGCGGTTTTTTAaaaagtgttccggaacattTCAAAAGCGTTTAGGAACAATTTCAAAAATGCTCCGGAACATTTCAAAAATTGTTCCGCAGTATTTTCAAAAGAGTTCCGGAACATTTCTATATTGTTCCAGAACATTAAGACAGTTCTCAAAAGTGTTtctttttcaaaagtgttccggaaACATTTCAAAAGTATTCCGAAACATTTTAAAAAGTGTTCTGGAACATTCCAAATTGTTCCGGAACATTTTCAAAAGTGTGCTCCGGAACATTGTCACAAGTGTTTCGGAATATTGTTCCGGAACATTAAGACGGTTTTCAAAAAGTGTTCCagaatattttcaaaagtgttccgaaACAATTTATAAAGTTCCGGAACATTTATTTAGTGTTCCGGaacattttcaaaagtgttcctgagcattttcaaaagtgttctgaaatatttcaaaagtaTTTCGCAATATTTTCAATAGTGTTCGGGAACATTTCTATAGTGTTCCGAAACATTGTCACAAGTGTTTTGGAACATTGTTCGGAAACATTAAGACGATTTTCAAAAATGTtctgaaatattttcaaaagtgttcccgaacatttttcaaaagtgttccggaacaATTCAAAAAAGTGCTTAGGAACATTATTCCGGAACATTAAGACGGTTCTCAAAAGTGTtcagaaatatttcaaaaagtgTTCCGCAGTATTTTCAAAAGAGATCCGAAAGAACATTGAGACCGGAACTCTTTTGGGAAACATTTTCCAAAAAGTATTCTGGAACATTTTTATAGTGTTTTGGAATATTGTTCCGAAACATTAAGatgattttcaaaaatattatggaatattttcaaaagtgttcccgaatgtttttcaaaagtgttccggaacaATTCAAAAAAGTGCTAAGGAACATTGTTCCGGAACATTAAGATGGTTTTCAAATAGTGTTTcggaatattttcaaaagtgttccgaaACAATTCAAAACGTTCCAGAACATTTCTATAGTGTTCCGGaacattttcaaaagtgttcctaaacattttcaaaagtgtttcaaaaaattttaaaaGTGTTTCGcaatattttcaaaagtattCTTGAACATTTCTATAGTGTTCCGGAACATTGTCACAAGTGTTTTGGAACATTGTTTCGAAATATTAAgacaattttcaaaaaaattctggaacattttcaaaagtgttcccaaatatttttcaaaagtgttccggaacaATTCAAAAAAGTGCTCAGGAACATTGTTCCGAAACATTAAGATGGTTCTCAAAAGTGTTTCGGGACATTTCAAACTGTGTTCCGGAACAATTCAAAAAGTGTTCTGCATTATTTTCAAAAGAGTTTTGGAATATTTCTATAATGTTTCATTGTCACAAGTGTTTTGGAACATTGTTCCGGAACGTCAATATGATTTTCAAAAAGTCTGTCagaatattttcaaaagtaaTCCGAAACAATTCATAAAGTTCCGGAACATTTCTATAGTGTTCCGGAaagttttcaaaagtgttcctgAACTTTTTTCAAAAGTGTTACTGTATAAATGGTTGGCTTAGCTTGCGTGTGCCTGCAGAAGATGATGAATGGTTGCAGAATCAGCCGGTCTGGCCCTGGTTGGCGCTGGCTGGAGCTGGTTATCTCCAGCCCAGCCATTTCAGATCAGCCGAATAGGCTGTCAGTGTTTGCATGAAAAGTATCCAATAAATAGTGTTAAACACTTTATAATGTTTTGaatgattaaaaaatatttttaggtttGTTTAGAAATATTTCAGAt from Panicum virgatum strain AP13 chromosome 9K, P.virgatum_v5, whole genome shotgun sequence encodes:
- the LOC120649669 gene encoding protein ALP1-like, whose product is MAAWYTKLSMCGSAAASSRKQQELIAAAAVVQTLGKKRKWGGSVPGHETKDRDRIGGDIRLNNDYFGLRPLYNEEIFRRRFRMRKSLFLRIVDDMVLANDKFKQKRDATGKLGFSPKQKCTVALKMPGYGSIADANDDGIRMGESTIFECLTEFVKTVIAVYGPEYLRPPNETELKHILATNEARGFPGMIGSIDCMHWEWERCPTALAGMYKGHKGKPTIILEAVATKDLRIWHAYFGLPGSHNDITVVKRSPIFDDVANGRAPPVDFSVNGNTYNLGYYLADGIYPEWATFVKSISVPISNKQKVFASQQEACRKDVERAFGVLQAKWKILHAPARLWSRRTLNSIMIACVILHNMVIEDERDLVLPMVHTSEWPGAANPPIASVRSNASIEEFMDALSEIQDKEAARNLKADLVEHMWGLYGSMSGPFAPKSNSS